In Bacteroidota bacterium, the sequence CTGCACCTGCGGGCGTTGGCGCTCCGGGAATCGCTCGCCGAAGGGGCTCCCGACGATACGGGCGCGCAGCAGCGGCTGGCGAGTACGCTCAGCAACCTCGCCGCGCTGCGGGGGGCGCAGGCACGCTTCGAGGAGGCTCAGGCTTACGCGGAGCAAGCCGTCGCGGTCCTGGAAGCAGCCTTCGGCCCGGAGGCTCCCGAACTTGGAACGAGCCTCAATACTCTCGCCTCGATCTATGCCGACCTCGCGGACTATGGTCGTGCTGAGGCCACGCACCAGCGAGCGCTGGCGCTGCACCGCACGGCGTTCGGCGACGACCACCCGGATGTGGCGATGAGCCTGGGCAACCTCGCGGGGGTGCTGGACGCCACGGGGCAGACTGCCGAGGCGGCTCCGCTCTATGCGCAGGCGCTAGCCATCGCCGAGCGGACCCTCGGCCCGGACCACCCCAACACGCTCATCGCGCTCAACAACCTGGCGGCCTTCCAGCGCGGACGCGCCAACTTCGCCGACGCGGAGACGCGCTATCGGGACGCGCTCGCCCGCTTCGAGCGAGCCTACGACCGGCCGCACCCGAACGTAGCCACGGCGCAGGGCAACCTGGCCGCGCTGCTGCAGGCGACGGGGCGCTACGCCGAGGCCGAGTCGCTCTTCGTGGCAGCGCAAGCCACCTACGAGGCGGCGCTCGGCCCCGATCACCCCGACGTGGCGGTGGGCCTGAACAACCTAGCAGGCCTCTACGAGCAGACAGGGCGTTTCGCTGAGGCGGAGGAACGCTACACACGGGCGCTCGCCTTGCGCGAGGCGACCTTCGGGACGTCACATCCCGCTGTAGCGCAGGGGCAAGGCAATCTCGGTACGCTCTACGCCGCTGCCGGGCGCTATGCTGAGGCCGAGCCGCTGCTCCTGGCTGCGCTCGCCGCATTCGAAGCGTCGCGTGGTGAGGCGTACCCCGACGTGGCCGTGGCGCTCGGCAACCTAGGCGCGTTTTACCAGGCGCAGGGCCGCTATGCCGAGGCCGAGATCCGGCTCGAACGCGCGCGGGCGGTGTACGAGGCGACGCTCGGGCCCGATCACCCCGACACGGCGACGGGGGCAGGCAACCTGGCGGCGCTGTACGCCGAAGCCGGGCGGCTCGCCGAGGCCGTGCCGCTGGTTGAGGAGGCTCTCGCCATCAGGACAGCCGCGTTCGGCGCGGAGCATCCCGACGTGGCGCTGAGCCTGAGTAACCTCGCCACGCTCGACGCGCGCCGCGGCGACCTCGCTTCGGCGGAGGAACGCGAACGGCAGGCGCTGGCCCTCCGTGAGGCAACGCTCGGCGACGACCACCCCAACGTGGCGACGAGTTTGAACAACCTCGCTGTGTACGTTGAGGACGCGGCGGAGGCCGAGGCGCTGCTCCGCCGTTCCCTCGCCATCGCTACGGCGACCTTTGGGAGCGAGCACCCCGACGTTGCGCTCGCGCAGCACAACCTCGCCGACGAACTCCGCGAGCAGGGGCGTTCGGACGAGGCACGCTCGCTTGCCGAGGCGGCCCTGGACGTGCGGCGACGTGTGCTCGGATCGACCCATCCCGTCGTCGCGCTCACGCTCACCACGCTCATTGATCTGGACATGGCGGAGGGGCGGCTGGCCGACGCCGACGCGCGGTTTCGGGAGGCACTCGCCGTCGAGCAGGCCGTGATCGACGACCTGCTGCCCCACGCCACGGAGCGCGAGCAGCAGGCATTCCTGAGGACGCGCCTGCCCATCGGGCTCGTCACCGGGGCAGCGCTGATTGCGGACGGCGAGACGCAGGAAGCACGCACCGCGACGGCGTTTGCGCACCTCCTGCAGCGTAAGAGTCTCCGCCTCGACGTGCAGACCGCCCGGCTGCGTACCATCCGCGCCGCGCAGGGAGCGGACACCACTGCGGTCCAACTGCTCGGCAAGTTGCAAGCCGTCGGACAGCGGCTCGCGCAGGAGACGTTCGCCGGACCGGGAGCGGAAGGCCCCGAAGCGTACCGTGCACGCCTCGACACGCTACGCGCCCGCCGGGTGGTGCTCGAAAACCAGTTCGCGCGGGCCAGCGCCGATGTCCTCGCACGTCCCGGTCTGGCGGACGCCGATGCGGTCGCTGCTGCGGTGCCCGAAGGCGAACACCTGGTGGAGTACGTCCGCTTGCGCCCGTACGAATTCGGGGCTGCGAGCGAAGACCCGCGCTGGCAGGACGCTCGCTACGTCGCGTTCGTGACGGGTAGAGCGGCGCCCGTGCGCCTCGTGGACCTCGGCGTGGCGACCGAGATCGACAGCCTCGTCGCGCAGTTCCGGATGCAGGTCGTCGCGCCGCAGCGGATGGGGCTGGCACGGCAGCGCCGCGCCCGCCGCGCGTTCGACGCGACGGCCAACGCCCTCTACGCGCGCCTCCTCGCCCCGCTCGGCCTGGACGCGGCGGCGGCGCTCCGCATCGCCCCTGACGGAGCGCTCCACACGCTTCCGTTCGAGGCGCTGCGCGATGGCGACGGGGCGTTCGTGACCGATACGCGCCGGGTGAGCTACCTCACCAGCAGCCGCACGCTCGCGCGCCCGCATGCGGCTTCGATGCCAAACGACTCTCTCGTCGTTTTCGCGGCGGTGGACTACGACGCGCCTGCTACGGGAATCAGGACAGGGGCAGACGACGCTGCTAACCCGAGCGGCCTCGCCGATGCAGGGGGACAGTCTCCGGCGCAACGAGGCGGCGGCTTCGCGGCGCTGCTGGGCACCGAGGCGGAAGCCACGATGCTCGCCACGCTCGGACTGCCGGTGCGGTCGTTCCTCGGCGCCGAGGCGACAGAGGAACGCCTCCTCGCCCTCGATACGCCTGGGCGGCTGCACATTGCCACCCACGGCTTCTTCCTGAACGACGCGGCGGCGCTGGAAACGATCACGGGTGCGCGTAG encodes:
- a CDS encoding tetratricopeptide repeat protein; the protein is MPSLRLLAVLLVVVGGSLPGAAQKPASSPKGAQASVDSADAAVLDAAQRGDLTALTAALDAGGTAVAADANDGSALLRAAYGGHLGIVRALVEAGAPVDEPRGFLWLDEATGFYLSGPLHAAAMGGHEAAAQYLITEGGADVDALSWDPHQAALRGWTPLQWAVVAGQIGLVGVLLDAGASPDAAAPNTAPPLAMAIQSGQVFVMAALNSAGADADAAQAYLPVALEPDATQSAALTANHPRNEAGSHYATFTLDVDAPVPFTVAVSAQDFDPLLLAVAPSQAVYTNDDWLGQRDTARVMVDQSEVGTWQFTVWSYASGETGTFDVGHRTLAPDVARALQARAVAAARADSLVLAAQAQDGLGRPEVALALDTEAVAAREAALGASHPLLATHLNNLALRHAELGQHDQADALYRRALAMSEAELGPEHPDVAVTLGNHAILLQERGRYREAASHMQRALAIQEANTPAEPGPDAAFDLALALNNTAVALVAVGRLDEAEPLHLRALALRESLAEGAPDDTGAQQRLASTLSNLAALRGAQARFEEAQAYAEQAVAVLEAAFGPEAPELGTSLNTLASIYADLADYGRAEATHQRALALHRTAFGDDHPDVAMSLGNLAGVLDATGQTAEAAPLYAQALAIAERTLGPDHPNTLIALNNLAAFQRGRANFADAETRYRDALARFERAYDRPHPNVATAQGNLAALLQATGRYAEAESLFVAAQATYEAALGPDHPDVAVGLNNLAGLYEQTGRFAEAEERYTRALALREATFGTSHPAVAQGQGNLGTLYAAAGRYAEAEPLLLAALAAFEASRGEAYPDVAVALGNLGAFYQAQGRYAEAEIRLERARAVYEATLGPDHPDTATGAGNLAALYAEAGRLAEAVPLVEEALAIRTAAFGAEHPDVALSLSNLATLDARRGDLASAEERERQALALREATLGDDHPNVATSLNNLAVYVEDAAEAEALLRRSLAIATATFGSEHPDVALAQHNLADELREQGRSDEARSLAEAALDVRRRVLGSTHPVVALTLTTLIDLDMAEGRLADADARFREALAVEQAVIDDLLPHATEREQQAFLRTRLPIGLVTGAALIADGETQEARTATAFAHLLQRKSLRLDVQTARLRTIRAAQGADTTAVQLLGKLQAVGQRLAQETFAGPGAEGPEAYRARLDTLRARRVVLENQFARASADVLARPGLADADAVAAAVPEGEHLVEYVRLRPYEFGAASEDPRWQDARYVAFVTGRAAPVRLVDLGVATEIDSLVAQFRMQVVAPQRMGLARQRRARRAFDATANALYARLLAPLGLDAAAALRIAPDGALHTLPFEALRDGDGAFVTDTRRVSYLTSSRTLARPHAASMPNDSLVVFAAVDYDAPATGIRTGADDAANPSGLADAGGQSPAQRGGGFAALLGTEAEATMLATLGLPVRSFLGAEATEERLLALDTPGRLHIATHGFFLNDAAALETITGARSGTLSGSLGSGGAGEGSPVDEEQFADPLLRSGLALAGANRIGTDRVADDPDATTDGIATAYELASLDLRGTDLVVLSACETGLGEIEAGEGVLGLRRAFEVAGAETVVMSLWKVPDAATAALMAAFYGALNDGRTKAEALREAAAVVRAEERWAHPYWWAAFVLAGATE